CCATTCAGGAAGCGCTCACGCTGCGCGTCATCAAACACCTGCAGCAGCGCATCCAACGAGCGGGTATCCGCGAAGCGGATCAGGAACGCCTTCCCCTCATGGTCCACAGCTTCCATCTGGTCCTGGAGGTGCGCGACTGGATCAAGAGCCGACGCGATGCGATGCAAGAAGCTCAGCATCGGCTTGCCCGAAGTCTCATTCAGAACGAACTCAAGGAACGTACGCCGTTCGGATTCTTCAACCGGTATGCGGACCACGGAGGGGGCGATTTCTGCCAAGCCGGGCCCGTCATAGCGCCCCTCGTAGAGTGACTGCGGATGCAAGCCCGGAAACCGCGAGCGTAGCCGCTGCGCGAAACCGGTATCGAACGCGTTGTCGACCAAGGCATACACGTTCGCCTCCGGCAATGCGCCAAAAAGTTGTGCCAGAGCGCTATCCGGGAAATCGTTCACCCAAGCAGGTTCATCCGAGCGTCTGCGTTGAATCTGGAAACGGGTTGCCATGGTGCCAATGACCTCGATGTCTGCTAAATCAGCCGTTCCTGCTACCGAGCGAATGACCGCCAGCCATTGCGCGCAACATGCATTCGACACAGATGCTCTGTGGAAACGCCGGCAACGGATACGACTGGTTCACCGGCCCATCAAAGGTGCGCTGCGCGGCCTTGTAGGTAATCGGCCCGGAGCACTCGACGGTGATGTTGCCGTCCTCCAGCGTAATGGCTGCACCGGCCGCCGTCGCCAGGCGAATCCGCTTGGCCGCCGCAAAATCCACGTTCATGTTGGCCGACACTAATTTCAGGTCATCCTTGGCCATGAGCTTCAGCGTGTCGTGCTGCGCCTGAACGTCGATGTTGCCCTGGCCGGCGGTCAGTTGCAGGCCGATGTTGTTGTCACCCGCCTTGGACAGGCCCGCCGCCACGCCGATCGCTTGCCCAGCGTGCATGCGCGCCTGTTTGCCGACGGCGATGTTGGTGTCCTGGCCGCTGCCCAGGGCGATGCTCTCGCCGTTGGCCAACTGCAGATCCTGACCGGCCACCATGACCAACCCGGCGCGGCCGTTCGCATGCACCATCGCCTCGCCCTGGTGTGGCACCTTGCCCGGCGTGCTGGTGTTGCCGGCGCTGGCATCCTGCTTCGCCGCATCGAGCGCCTTGCCGTCCACCATGCCGGCGGCGGCCTT
The sequence above is a segment of the Cupriavidus pauculus genome. Coding sequences within it:
- a CDS encoding DUF4123 domain-containing protein; this encodes MATRFQIQRRRSDEPAWVNDFPDSALAQLFGALPEANVYALVDNAFDTGFAQRLRSRFPGLHPQSLYEGRYDGPGLAEIAPSVVRIPVEESERRTFLEFVLNETSGKPMLSFLHRIASALDPVAHLQDQMEAVDHEGKAFLIRFADTRSLDALLQVFDDAQRERFLNGLRWWYFRRDGRLQAVGHPDDASADRTDEPYVFSREQMDRLDALARPDGLLRLIQTNVHWWGELTGTPSQAHSCIRMALDSPEFNAGAHDAVVFRVVAGALSEAGLLQSQETTEQS